Sequence from the Candidatus Tanganyikabacteria bacterium genome:
CAAGTCGGGCAACGGGCGGGCTTGTTGGTGTAGCCCTTTTGCGCGTAGAACTCCTGCTCTCCTACCGAGAACACGAAGTCGACGCCACAGTCGCGGCAAACCAGGGTTTCATCCTGCATGGTCAGCAGTACCTCCAAGGGTAGAGAATCGAACCGAACGTTCTTCCTGCTTGCTGACCCGCGAATTTCCCTGGATGAACAACCAGACCTGGCCTAGGGTAACCGAGCGCGCGCAGACGGAGAACTTACCTAGAGATTGTACCCCGCGAATTCGCCGCCGGTCAACGTGACGCCTTCGTCATGACAAGCCGGCCAGTTCCCTGACTTCGTCACCGCTCAGGAGCTTGTCAAGTTCCAGGAGCAGAAGAAGTCTGTGTCCCGTGCCTTCGGGCACGCGAGCGATGCCGCTGAGGAACCGCGCCCGGGCCCCGGCGGCCGGCGGCACGGCCGAGATGGCGTCCCAGGGGAGGCGCGTCACGTCCCGGACGGCGTCGACGATCAAGCCGAGAGACTGCTCGGGCAGGTTGACCACGATGATGCA
This genomic interval carries:
- a CDS encoding purine-binding chemotaxis protein CheW, with product MLVGGEELQVVTFSLAAESYGIEIGEVQEIIPVLPIIRVPEAPTWIEGLVDLRGTILPVVDLRKRFGLAPLDGSPTQCIIVVNLPEQSLGLIVDAVRDVTRLPWDAISAVPPAAGARARFLSGIARVPEGTGHRLLLLLELDKLLSGDEVRELAGLS